Proteins from a genomic interval of Streptomyces fodineus:
- a CDS encoding L-tyrosine/L-tryptophan isonitrile synthase family protein — protein MPLTTAPDTLSTRIGTEILNLLLPHHRAGDRTPATAEAFPHQLRRISAFVRDGSPVVFTLPGFPCKSPNPAKVLGHLPDQGERLSLTFLNTLCTDIERIYPPGAHVVICSDGHVFGDLIGVPDDHIDAYADELRIQIGLLGLHRLSVFDLRDVLGDLPHDTKRTLVHHRYAPTLDALRAEMRADAHALALYRGITRFLVEDTADWTGTRSALQRACRQRAYGVIQRSRAWGDLIAEHRPRAVRLSIHPQPIGAAKFGIRLLDAPDAWTTPWHSAALGRSDGTWTLMPRATAAQLGRLVRQEGRASHFEQD, from the coding sequence ATGCCCCTGACGACCGCGCCGGACACCCTCTCCACCCGCATCGGCACCGAGATCCTGAACCTGCTTCTGCCCCATCACCGCGCCGGCGACCGGACCCCCGCGACAGCCGAGGCGTTCCCGCACCAACTGCGGCGCATCTCCGCCTTCGTACGCGACGGTTCGCCTGTCGTCTTCACCCTGCCCGGCTTCCCCTGCAAGTCCCCCAACCCGGCCAAGGTCCTTGGTCACCTCCCCGACCAGGGCGAACGCCTCTCCCTCACCTTCCTGAACACCCTGTGCACCGACATCGAGCGGATCTACCCGCCAGGCGCCCACGTGGTCATCTGCTCGGACGGCCACGTCTTCGGCGACCTCATCGGCGTCCCCGACGACCACATCGACGCCTACGCCGACGAACTCCGCATACAGATAGGCCTACTGGGACTGCACAGACTGTCCGTCTTCGACCTCCGTGACGTCCTCGGCGACCTCCCGCACGACACGAAACGCACCCTCGTACACCACCGCTACGCCCCCACCCTGGACGCGCTGCGCGCCGAGATGCGCGCCGACGCCCACGCCCTCGCCCTCTACCGGGGCATCACCCGCTTCCTCGTCGAGGACACCGCCGACTGGACCGGCACCCGCTCCGCCCTCCAGCGCGCCTGCCGGCAACGTGCCTACGGCGTGATCCAGCGAAGCCGCGCCTGGGGGGACCTGATCGCCGAGCACCGCCCTCGTGCCGTACGCCTGTCCATCCACCCCCAACCCATCGGTGCCGCCAAGTTCGGCATCCGTCTCCTGGACGCCCCGGACGCTTGGACCACTCCGTGGCACTCAGCGGCTCTCGGCCGGAGCGACGGCACCTGGACGCTCATGCCCCGGGCCACGGCCGCTCAGCTGGGCCGACTGGTGCGGCAGGAGGGCAGGGCCAGCCACTTCGAGCAGGACTGA
- a CDS encoding nucleoside-triphosphatase — protein MPTRILLEGRPGAGKTTLVRRLATLLRTRRAVGFTTEEIRYGGTRSGFALETLEGGHRAVLAHVDFPGPPRVGRYGVDLDVMEQFALPPLMSAAADPVPGDLVLIDELGRMELACTAFQDTVRCLFESDIDIVATVHAHRDPFTDALKQRPDITLLQVTRANRDTLPDDLAARLEKP, from the coding sequence ATGCCGACGAGAATCCTGCTCGAAGGACGCCCCGGCGCGGGCAAAACAACCCTTGTCCGCCGATTGGCCACGCTCCTGCGCACCCGCAGGGCCGTCGGCTTCACCACGGAGGAGATCCGGTACGGCGGTACGCGCAGCGGTTTCGCGCTGGAGACACTGGAGGGCGGTCACCGAGCCGTGCTCGCGCATGTCGACTTCCCGGGTCCACCGCGGGTGGGCCGGTACGGCGTCGATCTGGACGTCATGGAGCAGTTCGCGCTGCCGCCGCTCATGTCGGCGGCAGCGGATCCTGTTCCTGGAGATCTCGTACTGATCGACGAGCTCGGGCGTATGGAACTGGCGTGCACCGCGTTCCAGGACACGGTCCGTTGCCTGTTCGAGTCCGACATCGACATCGTCGCCACAGTCCACGCGCACCGTGACCCCTTCACCGACGCCCTCAAGCAGCGCCCTGACATCACCCTGCTCCAAGTGACCCGAGCCAACCGGGACACGCTCCCCGACGACCTGGCAGCCCGGCTCGAGAAGCCATGA